From Paenibacillus sp. FSL H8-0537:
ACATTGGAATCTCATGCTGAACCGCAAAAGCAAGCAATTCCTCTGCATCAGGAGAATGCTTCATACTGCCGTTCCATAACAGCCCTTTGACTGGGATCGAATCCATAACCGCCTTAAGCCCCTTAATATGATCACTATCCAAATGGGAGACGATGAGTAGATCAAGCTGATGGACACCGCGCTTCATAAGCAGCGGGGCAATGACTTTTTTGCCCACTTCAAAAGGGTCCTTGCGCGCTCGCCACTCCTCGCCCTCCTTACGGAAAGAAACCGTTCCCCCACCGTCGATCAAAAGATGCTTCCCTTCCGGTGTCCTGATATAAATAGAGTCTCCCTGTCCAATATCCAGCACATGAACGCGGCCGTCGCGATCATATAGGTCAGGATAATAGGCGAAAAATAGCAGTGCTAGCAGCAGGAGGAAGGATGAAAACAGGCTGCTGGGATAAAGAAGCGCCATCGCAGAGGTTGTACTCGGAAGGCCTTTAAATCCTCGAGATGATTTGTGGGCAGCAATGATGCCGCCCGTTCTATGTATGGATGGAAGCTCGTGGAGCGGCTGCGTCTCTAACTCGCCGTTTTCGTGACCAGCTGCCGAGTCGCCATGCTCTGATTCTGGCCCCAGCTCAGGGGCGACTGATGGCTGACGCACTGGAAGTGCACGGAATAGCAGCGCTAAGGCGCCATACCAAGCCGCAATCCACCATAGCGGTGGAGTCGCCCAAATCGTACGAAATAAATCGGCCTTGGCGAGCCAGTCCACAAGCCAAAATGTCCAGTCATTAGCGTAGACACTCGCCCATGCGAGCAGCTTGCCGCCTGATGGCCAAGCCATATGAATGAACAGCGCAGCTCCGCCTAACGGCATAATAATAAAGCTGATAAATGGCACAAGCAGTAAATTAGCCGGAAGCGACAGCAAATGGAATTGGTTGAAATAATAAATGGAAACTGGAAACGATACAGCTTGCGCTACGACGCTGACGGCGGTCAAATCGAGCAGCGCTTTGCCCCGCTTCCAGTCAGGCATAGCACGCCTTACAGGAGGGACACCAAGAATAAGGCCGAGCGTCACGATAAACGAAAGCTGGAAACTGACATTTTCCAAATAAAAAGGATTGATCGCCAGCATAATTACGGCTGCGGCCGCCAATATATGCAGGCCATCCTTCAGCTTGTGCATGCGCGCAGCCAACAAACCGAGCATGCCCATTACGCCGGCCCTCACAACCGAAGGCGAAGCGCCGCTGAGCAGCACATAGAAGGGCACGGCAAAAACGAGCGTCAGCAGCAAGCGCTCCCGCGTCATGCGGCAAAGCCGTAAAATCAGGCCCAGCGCGTAGAGGAACACCGCAACGTGCAGGCCTGATATGGCGAGTATATGCGTTAAGCCGAGACGAGCGAATTGCTGCATGAGGGAGGGATCAAGGTTATCCGTAATCCCGAGGACGAGGCCTTGCATGTAGCCGGCTTGCACGCCCGGGTACATGCCTGTTAGTCGTGCGCCAAGCCAGGCGCGCACGGTGTCGACGCGGCCGAGCAGCGCGGCCGCAGTCCAGGGCGGGCCGGGCGCGATGTCGATCGCGCCCGTGCCCGTAGCTTGAAGCAGCCAGTGGATATTCTGGCTGCTCAAGTAGCGGCGGTAGTCGAAGCCGCCGCGATTTGCCGGGCCAGCGGGCTGCGCCAGCTGGCCCTTAACGTCAACGACGTCGCCGCGCCGCCAAGCAGCGGCGACCTCCTGCTGCGGCTGCTCCTCGAGCCGCAGCTGCACAAGCATCCGCTCGCCGCCGAGCTGGCGCGGCGAGCCAAACCCCGCTACGCTGGCGGCATCGACCGCCAGCTCAAAGATTGCCCGGTCGCCGTCGATTTCGACGACCGACACAATCGTCCCGGACGCTTCAACCGCTATCGCAGCGTCCGACCCCTGCGCCTCTGCGGCGCGCAGCACGTCCAGCAGGCCAGTCACATTGCGGGCATCCGCCCACATCCGTTCCCCAGCTGCAAGGACGAAGCCAACTGCACATACGGCTGCCAGCTTCCGCGTCAGCCGTCCCGACAAAACCAGCGCCAGGGCGGCTACCGCCACGCCGCCCGCCGCCAGTGCGGCTCCTGCGCCGCTCAACTTCGCACCGCTTGCACAGCCTGCCACAAAACATACCGCGAACCAAAGCAGCGGTCTTCTATTCATTTTCAATCACCTCTCCATTCTGACTTGAAATTGACTTCATTTTCATGTAAGCAACTGAGACAGCCCAGCGTAAACGGCTGGCGCCATCCTCTGGCGGCTAAAGCTCGTTACGCGGTGAAATACAAATCATTAATAGGCTCAAACTTTTAAATACCTATATTTGCAAAAAAGCACCTCTTATCACATGCAGATGCGCATGCGATAAGAGGTGCTTCCTCTCTAAATAAACAATTATTTTATCTTCTTTGCTCTTGCTCTTGCTCTTGCTCTTGCTCTTGCTCTTGCTCTTGCTCTTGCTCTTGCTCTTGCTCTTGCTCTTGCTCTTGCAATATTCTATTTCTGTTACTGTTTAACTTTTAAAAGCCGTTCATTTTTTATCATTATTTT
This genomic window contains:
- a CDS encoding ComEC/Rec2 family competence protein; protein product: MNRRPLLWFAVCFVAGCASGAKLSGAGAALAAGGVAVAALALVLSGRLTRKLAAVCAVGFVLAAGERMWADARNVTGLLDVLRAAEAQGSDAAIAVEASGTIVSVVEIDGDRAIFELAVDAASVAGFGSPRQLGGERMLVQLRLEEQPQQEVAAAWRRGDVVDVKGQLAQPAGPANRGGFDYRRYLSSQNIHWLLQATGTGAIDIAPGPPWTAAALLGRVDTVRAWLGARLTGMYPGVQAGYMQGLVLGITDNLDPSLMQQFARLGLTHILAISGLHVAVFLYALGLILRLCRMTRERLLLTLVFAVPFYVLLSGASPSVVRAGVMGMLGLLAARMHKLKDGLHILAAAAVIMLAINPFYLENVSFQLSFIVTLGLILGVPPVRRAMPDWKRGKALLDLTAVSVVAQAVSFPVSIYYFNQFHLLSLPANLLLVPFISFIIMPLGGAALFIHMAWPSGGKLLAWASVYANDWTFWLVDWLAKADLFRTIWATPPLWWIAAWYGALALLFRALPVRQPSVAPELGPESEHGDSAAGHENGELETQPLHELPSIHRTGGIIAAHKSSRGFKGLPSTTSAMALLYPSSLFSSFLLLLALLFFAYYPDLYDRDGRVHVLDIGQGDSIYIRTPEGKHLLIDGGGTVSFRKEGEEWRARKDPFEVGKKVIAPLLMKRGVHQLDLLIVSHLDSDHIKGLKAVMDSIPVKGLLWNGSMKHSPDAEELLAFAVQHEIPMYRAEAGQEWEMGKQTKLTVLWPSAVVHTEKSSIPSIQIKEVEEQNEASVVLYLTMKNYTFLMTGDIGFETEERLMADMDENPDFYAACCTKIDVLKVAHHGSRYSTAANWLERWQPLSAAISAGATNSYGHPHGDVLGRLKAAGAEVRRTDQDGEIEYRAASERLLVRTMDKGN